One Actinosynnema pretiosum DNA segment encodes these proteins:
- a CDS encoding SAF domain-containing protein produces MNLARKLFALALALLGLGALLWPDPPTTTVLVAAHDLPPGVALAREDVRAVELPPGLAPEGVVAAEVAVGRALVSTARAGEPLTDARLTGVDPEAASVAVRFDPVTAGLLRTGSRVDVVGVGGLGSTGLGSTGLDPIGLSPPGPGSTGLSPPGLSPPGPEARVLARDAVVVALREESAVLLMPRDLAASVAAEALGQEVGLTLRSH; encoded by the coding sequence ATGAACCTCGCCCGAAAGCTGTTCGCGCTGGCACTGGCCCTGCTCGGCCTGGGAGCGCTGCTGTGGCCCGACCCGCCGACGACCACCGTGCTGGTGGCCGCCCACGACCTGCCGCCCGGTGTCGCGCTGGCGCGGGAGGACGTCCGGGCGGTCGAACTGCCGCCGGGGTTGGCGCCGGAGGGGGTGGTCGCGGCGGAGGTCGCGGTGGGCCGCGCCCTGGTGTCGACGGCGCGGGCGGGTGAGCCGCTGACGGACGCGCGGCTGACGGGGGTCGACCCGGAGGCGGCGTCGGTGGCGGTGCGCTTCGACCCGGTGACGGCCGGGCTGCTGCGCACGGGCAGCCGGGTGGACGTGGTCGGCGTGGGCGGGCTGGGTTCGACCGGGCTGGGCTCGACCGGGCTGGATCCGATCGGGCTGAGTCCGCCTGGGCCGGGTTCGACCGGCCTGAGTCCTCCCGGGCTGAGTCCGCCCGGTCCGGAGGCGCGGGTGCTCGCGCGGGACGCGGTGGTGGTGGCGCTGCGGGAGGAGTCCGCGGTCCTGCTGATGCCCCGCGACTTGGCGGCGAGCGTGGCGGCCGAGGCGCTGGGGCAGGAGGTGGGCCTGACGCTGCGCTCGCACTGA
- a CDS encoding DeoR/GlpR family DNA-binding transcription regulator, whose protein sequence is MLARQRQAVILEEVRRTGAVRVSDLVVRLGVSDMTVRRDLDVLASRGLLEKVYGGATTVVVRSTDEPGFEAKSVRQLPEKEAIAARAAGLVRPGTAIGLSAGTTTWTLARFLEDIPDLTVVTNSIRVADVLQQGGRTDRTVVLTGGVRTPSDALVGPVAVQALRSLHLDVVFLGVHGMAERSGFTTPNLNESETDRALVDAAGRVVVLADHTKWGTVGISTIADLDEADVLVTDAGLPEEAVAVLGEQVGELVLAHVPGRGEEELA, encoded by the coding sequence GTGCTCGCGCGGCAGAGGCAGGCGGTGATCCTGGAGGAGGTGCGCCGCACCGGCGCCGTCCGGGTCAGCGACCTCGTGGTCCGGCTCGGCGTGTCCGACATGACGGTGCGCCGCGACCTGGACGTGCTCGCGTCGCGCGGGCTCCTGGAGAAGGTCTACGGCGGGGCCACCACGGTGGTCGTGCGCAGCACCGACGAGCCCGGCTTCGAGGCCAAGTCGGTGCGGCAGCTCCCCGAGAAGGAGGCCATCGCCGCGCGCGCGGCGGGCCTGGTGCGCCCAGGGACGGCCATCGGGCTGTCCGCGGGCACCACCACGTGGACGCTCGCCAGGTTCCTGGAGGACATCCCGGACCTGACCGTGGTCACCAACTCCATCCGGGTCGCCGACGTGCTCCAGCAGGGCGGGCGCACCGACCGCACGGTGGTCCTCACCGGCGGCGTGCGCACCCCGTCCGACGCGCTCGTCGGCCCGGTCGCGGTGCAGGCGCTGCGCTCCCTGCACCTGGACGTGGTGTTCCTGGGGGTGCACGGCATGGCCGAGCGCTCCGGGTTCACCACGCCCAACCTGAACGAGAGCGAGACCGACCGGGCGCTGGTGGACGCGGCCGGTCGGGTCGTCGTGCTGGCCGACCACACCAAGTGGGGCACGGTCGGCATCTCCACCATCGCCGACCTCGACGAGGCGGACGTCCTGGTCACCGATGCCGGACTGCCCGAGGAGGCGGTCGCGGTGCTCGGCGAGCAGGTGGGTGAACTGGTCCTGGCGCACGTGCCCGGACGGGGAGAAGAGGAACTGGCGTGA
- the galT gene encoding galactose-1-phosphate uridylyltransferase, with translation MKRTAGELADGREIIYYDDSADAPPRTAADTRDLPRTQPLSEVRRDPLTGEWVAMAAHRQTRTYKPPANLCPLCPTEPGKPTEIPEASYDVAVFENRFPSLAQNTPDLPETVDGMPMVARRPGRGRCEVVCFTSDHNSSFGQLTPRRVRTVVDVWAERTEVLGGLPGVEQVFPFENRGEEIGVTLHHPHGQIYGYPFVTPKTEKMLAVAERYHAEHGRHLMGDVLAAEQAAEIRVVASNATWTAFVPSAARWPVEVHLVPHRHVPDLPALTDAERDDFATLYLDVLRRLDGLYDRPLPYIAGWHQAPSKVGREHSWLHMEVFSVLRTADKLKYLAGSESGVGVWINDATPEQIAERLRAQA, from the coding sequence GTGAAGCGCACGGCGGGCGAGCTCGCCGACGGCCGAGAGATCATCTACTACGACGACTCGGCCGACGCGCCCCCGCGCACCGCGGCCGACACGAGGGACCTGCCGAGGACGCAGCCGCTGTCCGAGGTGCGGCGGGACCCGCTGACCGGCGAGTGGGTCGCGATGGCCGCGCACCGGCAGACCCGCACCTACAAGCCCCCGGCCAACCTGTGCCCGCTGTGCCCGACCGAGCCGGGCAAGCCGACCGAGATCCCCGAGGCGTCCTACGACGTCGCGGTGTTCGAGAACCGGTTCCCGTCGCTGGCGCAGAACACGCCGGACCTGCCGGAGACCGTCGACGGGATGCCGATGGTCGCGCGGCGGCCGGGGCGCGGGCGGTGCGAGGTCGTGTGCTTCACCTCGGACCACAACAGCTCGTTCGGGCAGCTCACCCCGCGGCGGGTGCGCACCGTCGTGGACGTGTGGGCCGAGCGCACCGAGGTGCTGGGCGGGCTGCCGGGCGTCGAGCAGGTCTTCCCGTTCGAGAACCGCGGTGAAGAGATCGGCGTGACCCTGCACCACCCGCACGGGCAGATCTACGGCTACCCGTTCGTGACGCCCAAGACCGAGAAGATGCTCGCGGTGGCGGAGCGGTACCACGCCGAGCACGGCCGTCACCTGATGGGCGACGTGCTGGCGGCGGAGCAGGCCGCCGAGATCCGCGTGGTCGCGAGCAACGCCACGTGGACCGCGTTCGTGCCCTCCGCCGCGCGCTGGCCGGTCGAGGTGCACCTGGTGCCGCACCGCCACGTGCCGGACCTGCCCGCGCTGACCGACGCCGAGCGCGACGACTTCGCCACCCTGTACCTGGACGTGCTGCGCCGCCTCGACGGCCTGTACGACCGGCCGCTGCCGTACATCGCGGGCTGGCACCAGGCGCCGTCGAAGGTCGGGCGGGAGCACTCCTGGCTGCACATGGAGGTGTTCTCGGTGCTGCGGACGGCGGACAAGCTGAAGTACCTGGCCGGGTCCGAGTCGGGCGTCGGCGTGTGGATCAACGACGCGACGCCGGAGCAGATCGCGGAGCGGCTGCGCGCGCAGGCGTAG
- a CDS encoding FmdB family zinc ribbon protein: MPTYQYACTECDHRFEAVQSFSDSALTECPECSGKVRKLYGAVGVVFKGSGFYRTDSRGSSSSSPKSESSSSSSSSTSSSSSSSSAPAPSSSKTAAAS, from the coding sequence GTGCCGACCTACCAGTACGCCTGCACCGAGTGCGACCACCGGTTCGAAGCGGTGCAGTCCTTCTCCGACTCCGCGCTGACCGAGTGCCCCGAGTGCTCCGGCAAGGTGCGCAAGCTCTACGGCGCCGTGGGGGTCGTGTTCAAGGGGAGCGGGTTCTACCGGACCGACAGCCGGGGATCGTCGTCCTCGTCGCCGAAGAGCGAGTCCTCTTCGTCGTCGTCCTCCTCGACGTCCTCGTCCTCGTCGTCGTCCTCCGCGCCGGCACCGTCCTCCTCGAAGACGGCCGCCGCTTCCTGA
- a CDS encoding beta-galactosidase, with product MTSWPTGLPGLAWGADYNPEQWPEEVWDADVELMRASGVNLVSLGIFSWALLEPREGERDFAWLDRAMDRLAEGGIRVDLATATAAPPPWMTTDHPEVRPVREDGVRLTHGSRQAYCPTSEVYRTRAVALARALAERYRDHPALSAWHVGNEYGCHVPRCYCDNCAEAFRTWLRERYGDLDGLNEAWGTLFWSQRYSAWEQVVPPRVTPTFGNPGQLLDFNRFASDALLELFKAERDVLHEVTPGVPVTTNFMVGWTFADLDYWAWAKEMDFVSNDHYTRSEDPDRHIELAMAADLTRGLAGGRPWLLMEQSTSAVNWQPRNIAKLPGEQRRNSFSHVARGADGTLFFQWRQSKAGAERFHSAMVPHGGEDTRVHREVRRVGAEYAKLDELLGSTVDASVAIVYDWHSRWSLGQEATPTADFSYQENVFGLYRALWRSGVTVDFVPPGADLSGYKAVVVPSLFLLDDAEWLTSYTGHLLVTHLTAITDTRGHVHLGGYPGLIGGLLGVRTEEFHPLRAGEVVRLDDGGEVAVWTELLRSEGAEVLSRYADGPLAGEPAVTRNGNAWYLGCGLRGAALETLVCSVVADAGVERVLVTDQGGGADVGAGSAGVEVVRRRGDGGSWLVAINHGGEPALVPARGVELLSGDDVGGTLTVPAGGVVVVREAAAGEPAVAEGE from the coding sequence ATGACGAGCTGGCCGACCGGACTGCCGGGCCTCGCCTGGGGCGCCGACTACAACCCTGAGCAGTGGCCCGAGGAGGTCTGGGACGCCGACGTCGAGCTGATGCGCGCGTCCGGCGTGAACCTCGTGAGCCTCGGGATCTTCTCCTGGGCGCTGCTGGAGCCCCGCGAGGGCGAGCGCGACTTCGCCTGGCTCGACCGGGCCATGGACCGCCTCGCCGAGGGCGGGATCCGGGTCGACCTGGCCACCGCCACCGCCGCGCCCCCGCCCTGGATGACCACCGACCACCCCGAGGTCCGCCCGGTCCGCGAGGACGGCGTCCGCCTCACCCACGGCTCCCGCCAGGCCTACTGCCCCACCTCCGAGGTCTACCGCACCCGCGCCGTCGCGCTGGCCCGCGCGCTGGCCGAGCGCTACCGCGACCACCCCGCGCTGTCCGCCTGGCACGTCGGCAACGAGTACGGCTGCCACGTCCCGCGCTGCTACTGCGACAACTGCGCCGAGGCGTTCCGCACCTGGCTGCGCGAGCGCTACGGCGACCTCGACGGCCTCAACGAGGCCTGGGGCACCCTGTTCTGGTCCCAGCGCTACAGCGCGTGGGAGCAGGTCGTGCCGCCCCGCGTGACCCCCACGTTCGGCAACCCCGGCCAGCTGCTCGACTTCAACCGCTTCGCCTCCGACGCGCTCCTCGAGCTGTTCAAGGCCGAGCGGGACGTGCTGCACGAGGTCACCCCCGGCGTGCCCGTCACCACCAACTTCATGGTCGGCTGGACCTTCGCCGACCTGGACTACTGGGCGTGGGCCAAGGAGATGGACTTCGTCTCCAACGACCACTACACCCGCTCCGAGGACCCCGACCGGCACATCGAGCTGGCCATGGCCGCCGACCTCACCCGCGGCCTCGCGGGAGGCCGCCCGTGGCTGCTCATGGAGCAGTCCACCTCGGCGGTGAACTGGCAGCCCCGCAACATCGCCAAGCTCCCCGGCGAGCAGCGCCGCAACTCCTTCTCGCACGTCGCGCGCGGCGCCGACGGCACGCTGTTCTTCCAGTGGCGCCAGTCGAAGGCGGGCGCCGAGCGCTTCCACTCGGCGATGGTCCCGCACGGCGGCGAGGACACCCGCGTGCACCGCGAGGTGCGCCGCGTCGGCGCCGAGTACGCCAAGCTGGACGAGCTGCTCGGGTCCACCGTGGACGCCTCCGTCGCGATCGTCTACGACTGGCACTCGCGCTGGTCCCTCGGCCAGGAGGCCACCCCCACCGCCGACTTCTCCTACCAGGAGAACGTCTTCGGCCTGTACCGGGCGCTGTGGCGCTCCGGCGTCACCGTCGACTTCGTGCCCCCCGGCGCGGACCTGTCCGGGTACAAGGCCGTCGTCGTGCCCTCGCTGTTCCTGCTCGACGACGCCGAGTGGCTCACCTCCTACACCGGCCACCTGCTGGTCACCCACCTCACCGCGATCACCGACACGCGCGGCCACGTGCACCTGGGCGGCTACCCCGGTCTCATCGGCGGGCTGCTCGGCGTGCGCACCGAGGAGTTCCACCCGCTGCGCGCGGGCGAGGTCGTCCGGCTCGACGACGGCGGCGAGGTCGCCGTGTGGACCGAGCTGCTGCGCTCCGAGGGCGCCGAGGTGCTCTCCCGCTACGCCGACGGCCCCCTCGCGGGTGAACCGGCCGTCACCCGCAACGGCAACGCCTGGTACCTCGGGTGCGGTCTGCGCGGCGCGGCGCTGGAGACCCTGGTGTGCTCCGTGGTGGCGGACGCGGGCGTCGAGCGGGTCCTGGTGACCGACCAGGGCGGCGGCGCGGACGTCGGCGCCGGTTCGGCGGGCGTCGAGGTCGTGCGCAGGCGCGGCGACGGCGGCTCGTGGCTGGTCGCGATCAACCACGGCGGCGAGCCCGCCCTGGTGCCCGCGCGCGGCGTGGAGCTGCTGTCCGGCGACGACGTCGGCGGGACGCTCACCGTCCCGGCGGGCGGCGTGGTCGTGGTCAGGGAAGCCGCCGCCGGGGAACCGGCCGTCGCAGAAGGGGAGTGA
- a CDS encoding MogA/MoaB family molybdenum cofactor biosynthesis protein, translated as MERSAQRLGRALVVIVDDRVAHGEHEDSTGPLVTELLEEAGFIVDGTVAVEGEVVDIRAALNTAVIGGVDLVVTVGGTGVSPRDVTPDATQGVLDRPIAGIAEALRASGLAAGAVDAGISRGLVGISGSTLVVNLAGSRSAVRDGMATLSSLVPYVIEQISGLDEA; from the coding sequence ATGGAACGCAGCGCGCAGCGCCTGGGACGCGCCCTGGTCGTGATCGTGGACGACCGGGTGGCACACGGTGAGCACGAGGACAGCACGGGCCCCCTGGTCACCGAGCTGCTGGAAGAGGCGGGGTTCATCGTCGACGGCACAGTCGCGGTGGAGGGCGAGGTGGTCGACATCCGCGCCGCGCTGAACACGGCGGTCATCGGTGGCGTCGACCTGGTGGTCACCGTGGGAGGCACGGGCGTGTCCCCCAGGGACGTGACCCCGGACGCCACCCAGGGTGTGCTGGACCGCCCGATCGCGGGCATCGCCGAGGCGCTCCGCGCGTCGGGCCTCGCGGCGGGCGCGGTGGACGCGGGCATCTCCAGGGGCCTGGTCGGGATCTCCGGCAGCACCCTGGTCGTGAACCTGGCGGGCTCCCGCTCGGCGGTCCGCGACGGCATGGCGACCCTGTCGTCGCTGGTGCCGTACGTCATCGAGCAGATCTCGGGCCTGGACGAGGCATGA
- a CDS encoding trypsin-like peptidase domain-containing protein, whose amino-acid sequence MTENEPQHQPQQPADQSPWARGGGEAGLHAGGGQRDVHQPDSAREHSARDGQQDRPTTRLGLDDSDRSGAQGATTGADQATRSEALQGAPAGAATDRPERAESDTTGAAEALQGADADRGTGGQGVQGAQSLAGWPGAVQGAPAHPASGPTTGGAPQTSGQPLTAAAQPGHVQQPGVTQQISASQVPQGGSTQQITPGQRPFGEQPTQTGPFAGPGGRSTEQGVQVNAFGQPVQSDRATGTAYGPPASGGFPGQPGGPGQPGGPGQPGSGPYYAVPGADGQLPPQRAKSGGRGKVLAGVAALVLVVGGVAGGVGGYVGYQAAGGSGSVVNALNAAPPAQQTADAPAGSVEAVAQKVLPTVVQVQVSGGAGSGFVISSDGLVVTNNHVVESAARGGAVRVVFQDGKTASAKIVGRDPSSDLAVIKADGVSGLPTAELGNSSDLKIGQQVIAVGSPFDLTGTVTSGIVSSLNRPVRAGGESGSQSTVLNAVQTDAAINPGNSGGPLIDMNGRVIGINSAIYSPNSSQTSQGGSVGIGFAIPIDQARRTATELSETGKATQTVLGVQVTDAPQGGAAVQEVTEGGAAGQAGVKAGDVVTKFGDRRIDSSDALVAAVRSDTPGDKVTLTLADGRTVEVTLGSQEAPVN is encoded by the coding sequence ATGACCGAGAACGAGCCGCAGCACCAGCCGCAGCAGCCCGCAGACCAGAGTCCCTGGGCGCGCGGCGGCGGCGAGGCCGGTCTTCACGCCGGTGGCGGGCAACGGGATGTCCACCAGCCGGACTCCGCGCGGGAGCACTCCGCCCGCGACGGGCAGCAGGACCGGCCGACCACGCGGCTCGGTCTGGACGACTCCGACCGGTCTGGCGCGCAGGGCGCCACGACCGGGGCGGACCAGGCCACCCGGTCCGAGGCGCTGCAGGGCGCCCCGGCCGGAGCGGCCACCGACCGGCCCGAGAGGGCCGAGTCGGACACCACCGGTGCGGCGGAGGCTTTGCAGGGGGCCGACGCCGATCGGGGAACCGGAGGGCAGGGCGTGCAGGGCGCCCAGTCCCTCGCCGGGTGGCCGGGCGCTGTGCAGGGGGCGCCCGCCCACCCGGCTTCCGGGCCCACCACCGGGGGCGCCCCCCAGACTTCCGGGCAGCCGCTCACCGCAGCCGCCCAGCCCGGCCACGTCCAGCAGCCCGGTGTGACGCAGCAGATCAGCGCGTCCCAGGTCCCGCAGGGCGGTTCCACTCAGCAGATCACCCCCGGTCAGCGGCCCTTCGGCGAGCAGCCCACCCAGACGGGCCCGTTCGCGGGGCCGGGCGGCCGGTCGACCGAGCAGGGGGTTCAGGTGAACGCCTTCGGCCAGCCCGTCCAGTCCGACCGCGCGACCGGCACCGCCTACGGCCCGCCCGCGTCGGGCGGGTTCCCCGGTCAGCCCGGCGGCCCCGGTCAGCCGGGCGGCCCCGGTCAGCCGGGGTCCGGCCCGTACTACGCGGTGCCCGGCGCGGACGGCCAGCTCCCGCCGCAGCGCGCGAAGTCCGGCGGCAGGGGCAAGGTCCTCGCAGGCGTGGCCGCGCTCGTGCTCGTGGTGGGCGGCGTCGCCGGTGGTGTCGGCGGCTACGTGGGCTACCAGGCCGCGGGTGGCTCCGGTTCGGTGGTCAACGCCCTGAACGCGGCCCCGCCCGCCCAGCAGACCGCCGACGCGCCCGCCGGTTCGGTGGAGGCCGTCGCGCAGAAGGTGCTGCCCACGGTGGTCCAGGTGCAGGTCAGCGGCGGCGCCGGGTCCGGCTTCGTGATCAGCTCCGACGGTCTGGTCGTCACGAACAACCACGTGGTCGAGTCGGCCGCGCGGGGCGGCGCCGTCCGGGTGGTCTTCCAGGACGGCAAGACGGCCAGCGCCAAGATCGTCGGCCGCGACCCGTCGTCCGACCTGGCCGTGATCAAGGCGGACGGCGTCTCCGGCCTGCCCACCGCCGAGCTCGGCAACTCCTCCGACCTGAAGATCGGCCAGCAGGTGATCGCGGTCGGCTCCCCGTTCGACCTCACCGGCACGGTCACCTCGGGCATCGTCAGCTCGCTGAACCGCCCAGTGCGGGCCGGCGGCGAGTCGGGCAGCCAGTCCACGGTGCTCAACGCCGTCCAGACCGACGCGGCGATCAACCCCGGCAACTCCGGCGGGCCGCTGATCGACATGAACGGCCGCGTGATCGGCATCAACTCGGCCATCTACAGCCCGAACTCCAGCCAGACCTCGCAGGGCGGTTCGGTCGGCATCGGCTTCGCCATCCCGATCGACCAGGCCAGGCGCACCGCGACCGAGCTGAGCGAGACCGGTAAGGCCACCCAGACCGTGCTGGGCGTGCAGGTCACCGACGCCCCGCAGGGCGGCGCGGCGGTCCAGGAGGTCACCGAGGGCGGCGCGGCGGGCCAGGCGGGCGTGAAGGCGGGCGACGTGGTCACCAAGTTCGGCGACCGCCGCATCGACAGCTCGGACGCCCTGGTCGCGGCCGTCCGCTCGGACACCCCCGGTGACAAGGTCACCCTCACCCTGGCCGACGGCCGCACGGTGGAGGTCACCCTGGGCAGCCAGGAGGCCCCGGTCAACTGA